From a region of the Monodelphis domestica isolate mMonDom1 chromosome 8, mMonDom1.pri, whole genome shotgun sequence genome:
- the LOC100014048 gene encoding histone H3.3A-like produces the protein MAPTKQTALKSTGGKEPRKQLSTKAAHKSSPSTGGVKKPHRYRLGTVALREIRRYQKSTKLLIRKLPFQRLVHEIAQDFKTDLRFQSAAIGALQEASEAYLVDLFEDTNLCAIHTKHVTIMPKEIQLAHCICGERA, from the coding sequence ATGGCTCCTACCAAGCAAACTGCCCTTAAATCCACTGGTGGTAAAGAGCCCAGGAAGCAGCTCTCTACAAAAGCCGCTCACAAGAGTTCGCCCTCTACTGGAGGGGTCAAGAAACCTCATCGCTACAGGCTGGGTACTGTGGCTCTCCGTGAAATCAGACGTTATCAGAAATCCACCAAACTTCTGATTCGTAAACTTCCCTTCCAGCGTCTGGTGCATGAAATTGCTCAGGACTTCAAAACAGATCTGCGCTTCCAGAGTGCAGCAATTGGTGCTTTGCAGGAGGCAAGTGAAGCTTATCTGGTTGACCTGTTTGAGGACACCAACCTATGTGCTATCCACACCAAACATGTCACAATCATGCCAAAAGAAATCCAGCTAGCACACTGCATATGTGGAGAACGTGCTTAA